In Grus americana isolate bGruAme1 chromosome 17, bGruAme1.mat, whole genome shotgun sequence, the following proteins share a genomic window:
- the STMN3 gene encoding stathmin-3: protein MASTVSAYKEKMKELSLLSLICSCFHTQPHPNTIYQYGDMEVKQLDKRASGQSFEVILKSPSDLSPESPILSSPPKKKDLSLEELQRRLEAAEERRKTQEAQVLKQLAEKREHEREVLHKALEENNNFSRLAEEKLNYKMELSREIREAHLAALRERLREKELHAAEVRRNKEQREEISG from the exons atggccagcacCGTTTCAG cctacaaggagaaaatgaaggagCTGTCTCTGCTCTCCCTCATCTGCTCCTGTTTCCACACCCAGCCACATCCTAACACCATCTACCAGTATGGAG aTATGGAAGTGAAGCAGCTGGATAAGAGGGCATCAGGCCAGAGCTTCGAAGTGATCCTGAAGTCCCCTTCAGATCTATCTCCCGAGAGCCCaatcctttcctcccctcccaagAAGAAGGACCTGTCCctggaggagctgcagaggaggctggaggctgcagaagagaggaggaag ACCCAGGAGGCGCAGGTGCTGAAGCAGCTGGCGGAGAAGCGGGAACACGAGCGGGAGGTGCTGCACAAGGCGCTGGAGGAGAACAACAACTTCAGCCGCCTGGCCGAGGAGAAGCTCAACTACAAGATGGAGCTGAGCAGGGAGATCCGCGAAGCACACCTCGCCGCCTTGAGGGAGCGGCTCCGCGAGAAG GAACTGCACGCAGCTGAAGTTCGCAGGAACAAGGAACAGCGGGAGGAGATCTCTGGATAA